A single Corynebacterium stationis DNA region contains:
- a CDS encoding DUF3151 domain-containing protein, translated as MEINDMLAPPPVKLPEDPAQAEASNYTPQELAAKFPASPYAWAELAEAELKAAQSSSDTTAEPAAFITAYAFARTGYHRGLDRLRGNGWKGWGPVPFDHEPNQGVLRAIAALGHASQAIGETEEYDRLRQMLSDADPASVATLLDGH; from the coding sequence ATGGAAATTAATGACATGCTTGCCCCACCACCCGTAAAGTTGCCGGAAGACCCAGCCCAGGCGGAGGCTTCCAACTACACTCCACAAGAACTCGCGGCGAAGTTTCCTGCCAGCCCCTATGCGTGGGCTGAGCTGGCTGAGGCGGAGTTGAAAGCCGCCCAGTCTTCTTCAGATACCACCGCAGAACCTGCTGCATTCATTACTGCCTATGCTTTCGCGCGCACCGGCTATCACCGCGGGCTCGACCGCCTGCGCGGCAACGGTTGGAAGGGCTGGGGCCCGGTTCCTTTTGACCACGAGCCTAACCAAGGGGTACTGCGCGCTATTGCCGCGCTAGGTCACGCGTCTCAGGCTATCGGTGAAACGGAAGAATATGACCGTCTTCGCCAAATGCTTTCCGATGCCGACCCCGCGTCCGTGGCAACGCTGCTCGACGGTCATTAA
- a CDS encoding Maf family protein has protein sequence MQIILASQSPSRASILRGAGVEPVLRPAHVNEASLIESLGDAAPAEVVSQLAMAKAQEIAPDFPNDIVIGGDSMLLLDGTLQGKPHTVDATVARWEQQAGKTAELLTGHCIIWGDQVHVETSRTTVRFAQATLADIRAYASTGEPLECAGAFTLEAIGGWFIDRIEGDPSSVIGLSLPVVRRALYSFGLSVSELWNSGQTESAQQPAQPTDATMSAVTN, from the coding sequence ATGCAAATTATTCTCGCTTCTCAATCACCTTCGCGCGCATCCATTCTGCGCGGCGCGGGTGTTGAGCCGGTTCTGCGCCCGGCACACGTGAATGAAGCAAGCCTTATCGAATCCCTCGGTGATGCTGCTCCAGCTGAGGTCGTCTCCCAACTGGCGATGGCCAAAGCACAAGAAATCGCCCCAGACTTTCCCAACGACATCGTCATCGGCGGCGACTCCATGCTGCTTTTAGATGGCACACTGCAAGGCAAACCACACACCGTTGACGCCACCGTCGCCCGCTGGGAGCAACAAGCAGGCAAGACCGCAGAGCTTTTAACAGGCCACTGCATCATTTGGGGAGACCAAGTCCATGTAGAGACCTCACGCACCACTGTGCGCTTCGCACAGGCCACCCTGGCTGATATCCGGGCCTATGCCTCAACCGGGGAGCCGCTAGAGTGTGCAGGCGCCTTTACTCTCGAAGCAATCGGTGGCTGGTTCATCGATCGCATCGAGGGCGACCCTTCCTCGGTCATCGGGCTATCGCTGCCGGTTGTTCGCCGCGCGCTGTATTCCTTTGGTCTTTCCGTGAGTGAATTATGGAATAGCGGCCAGACAGAATCTGCCCAGCAACCTGCGCAACCAACTGATGCCACGATGAGTGCCGTCACCAACTAA
- a CDS encoding acyl-CoA carboxylase subunit epsilon, whose translation MTTSTVTDSAAKAPSAPLFNVVKGNPSASEIAALTAVFAQLSNQSRREAAGAGVSKHGERNLWGRPEDRFNSQLQFNPAAFRNVRFY comes from the coding sequence ATGACCACATCAACTGTTACTGACTCCGCCGCCAAGGCTCCCTCAGCACCACTGTTTAACGTGGTCAAAGGCAATCCTTCGGCAAGTGAAATCGCGGCACTAACTGCAGTATTTGCGCAGCTTTCCAACCAGTCCCGCCGCGAGGCTGCTGGTGCAGGCGTTTCCAAGCACGGCGAACGCAACCTGTGGGGCCGCCCCGAGGACCGTTTCAACTCCCAGCTGCAATTTAACCCAGCTGCGTTTAGAAATGTTCGTTTCTACTAG
- a CDS encoding acyl-CoA carboxylase subunit beta codes for MTNKPDLKTTAGKIEDLDRRLTESVHPLGDGADDAGHDAGQLTARTRIDALLDAGSFVETDALARHRSVDFNREHNKPLTDGVVTGYGTIDGRKVCVFSQDETIFDGTLGEVYGEKVIKLYDLALKTGVPIVGIHASAGPRVEEGIVTLGMYGRIMARATSASGLIPQVSIVVGDTEGMASFLPGWSDIVIMTTQSALHQARPSAVAQVFGEEVTAAELGGAAVHADNGTAQLVAESDELALVMARDVLGYLPVNNRAEAPRTEADIMAGSIAENISEDDKKLLSIIPDEDSSAYDMRDVIDNIVDEASFFEISGSFADNVLTGFARIEGRSVGIVANQPLAGAGAIDSAAAEKAARFIRTCDAFNTPVVTFVDSPGFIPSVEVEKAGLVRRATKLAYAYAEASVGKITVITRKAFGPAYVFMGSKDLGADLAYGWPTAEIAVTQTSQAAESIYGADATEEQKAALEDKFMGPYQAAERGMVDAVISPDATRGHLIEGLRLLERKVVPAALKKHGNITL; via the coding sequence ATGACTAATAAACCGGATCTGAAAACGACAGCCGGCAAGATCGAAGACTTAGATCGTCGTCTCACCGAATCGGTTCATCCTTTAGGTGATGGCGCAGATGACGCAGGCCACGATGCAGGCCAGCTGACTGCCCGGACAAGAATTGACGCTTTGCTCGATGCCGGTTCTTTCGTAGAAACTGACGCTTTGGCACGCCACCGTTCGGTGGATTTTAACCGTGAGCACAATAAGCCATTGACCGATGGCGTAGTGACAGGTTATGGCACAATCGATGGACGCAAGGTCTGTGTCTTTAGCCAAGATGAAACTATCTTTGACGGCACCTTAGGCGAGGTTTACGGCGAAAAGGTCATCAAGTTATATGACCTCGCGCTCAAGACGGGTGTTCCCATCGTAGGTATTCACGCCTCGGCTGGCCCACGTGTGGAAGAAGGCATTGTCACCTTAGGCATGTACGGCCGCATTATGGCTCGTGCAACTTCCGCCTCGGGTCTGATTCCACAGGTTTCTATCGTTGTCGGCGATACCGAGGGCATGGCGTCTTTCCTTCCCGGTTGGTCCGATATTGTCATCATGACCACGCAGTCAGCACTGCATCAAGCACGCCCTAGTGCGGTGGCTCAAGTCTTTGGTGAGGAAGTCACCGCTGCGGAGCTAGGCGGCGCTGCCGTGCATGCTGATAATGGAACCGCGCAACTTGTTGCTGAGTCCGATGAGCTAGCACTGGTTATGGCACGCGATGTTTTGGGCTACCTGCCGGTGAATAACCGCGCGGAGGCACCTCGCACTGAGGCAGATATTATGGCTGGCTCGATTGCAGAAAATATCAGCGAAGACGACAAGAAGCTGTTGAGCATCATCCCAGATGAGGATTCTTCCGCTTATGACATGCGCGACGTCATTGACAATATCGTCGACGAAGCATCGTTTTTCGAGATAAGCGGCAGCTTTGCCGATAACGTGCTTACCGGTTTTGCACGTATCGAAGGCCGCAGCGTAGGCATTGTCGCCAACCAGCCGCTAGCTGGTGCGGGCGCCATTGATTCCGCAGCTGCAGAAAAAGCCGCGCGTTTCATCCGCACCTGCGATGCTTTCAACACCCCTGTGGTGACCTTCGTAGATTCCCCTGGTTTCATCCCTTCCGTGGAGGTGGAAAAGGCTGGATTGGTACGTCGTGCTACCAAGCTTGCCTATGCCTACGCAGAAGCATCCGTTGGCAAAATCACGGTGATCACCCGCAAGGCCTTCGGACCTGCTTATGTGTTCATGGGTTCCAAAGACCTCGGGGCAGACCTAGCCTATGGCTGGCCGACCGCAGAAATCGCGGTAACGCAGACCTCCCAGGCGGCTGAGTCCATCTACGGTGCTGATGCAACTGAAGAGCAAAAGGCAGCGCTGGAAGATAAGTTCATGGGTCCTTACCAGGCCGCCGAGCGCGGCATGGTGGATGCAGTTATCTCCCCTGATGCCACCCGCGGTCATCTCATCGAAGGCCTGCGCCTTCTTGAGCGCAAGGTAGTTCCCGCAGCGCTGAAAAAGCACGGCAACATCACGCTATAA
- a CDS encoding acyl-CoA carboxylase subunit beta — MTISSPFTDLDSLEDDNTTAGKLAELKRRRAEATLPMGETAVEKVHAQERLTARERLDYLLDEGSFVETDMLAKHRTTDFGMSKKKIVTDGIVTGWGTIDGREVCIFSQDGTVFGGALGEVYGEKMIKIMELAITTGRPLIGLYEGAGARIQEGSVSLDWIAQTFYQNIKASGVVPQISVIMGACAGGNAYSPALTDFVVMVDKKSKMFVTGPDVIKTVTGEEVTQEELGGASAHMTNAGNSHYTAQSDEEALDWVHDLVAYLPSNNRQQAPLELTDFEEEITEEDLKLDEIIPDSPTQPYDVREVIESLSDDGEFLEIQAERAENVVVAFGRIEGQTVGFVANQPTVFAGCLDIDSSEKAARFIRTCDSFNIPLVLLVDVPGFLPGLDQEHSGILRRGAKLLYAYGEATVPKITVTMRKAYGGAYCVMGSKGLGADVNLAWPTAQIAVMGASGAVGFIYRKELKQAHEKGLDVAELAKSFEREYEDHMLNPYKAAERGLIDAVILPSETRQMVARNLRLYADKNVARPARKHGNIPL, encoded by the coding sequence ATGACCATTTCCTCACCTTTCACGGATCTAGACAGCTTGGAAGACGACAACACCACCGCAGGCAAACTTGCCGAACTAAAGCGTCGCCGCGCTGAAGCGACCTTGCCCATGGGTGAGACTGCGGTTGAGAAGGTTCACGCCCAAGAACGCCTCACCGCTCGCGAGCGCTTAGACTACCTGCTCGACGAAGGCTCCTTTGTTGAGACCGACATGCTTGCTAAGCACCGCACCACCGACTTCGGCATGTCCAAAAAGAAGATTGTCACCGACGGTATCGTTACCGGCTGGGGCACCATCGACGGTCGCGAAGTCTGCATCTTCTCCCAGGACGGCACCGTCTTCGGCGGCGCACTGGGCGAGGTTTACGGCGAAAAGATGATCAAGATTATGGAGCTGGCTATTACCACCGGCCGCCCATTGATTGGTCTTTATGAAGGCGCTGGCGCACGTATCCAGGAAGGCTCCGTCTCCCTGGACTGGATTGCCCAGACCTTCTACCAAAACATCAAGGCATCTGGTGTAGTTCCACAGATTTCTGTCATCATGGGCGCTTGCGCCGGCGGTAACGCCTACTCCCCTGCTTTGACCGACTTCGTCGTCATGGTGGACAAGAAGTCCAAGATGTTTGTTACCGGCCCTGACGTTATTAAGACCGTTACCGGTGAAGAAGTTACCCAGGAAGAACTGGGCGGCGCATCTGCACACATGACCAATGCTGGTAACTCCCACTACACCGCACAAAGCGATGAAGAGGCTTTGGACTGGGTACACGACCTGGTGGCTTACCTGCCTTCCAACAACCGCCAGCAGGCGCCGTTGGAACTCACCGACTTCGAAGAGGAAATCACCGAAGAGGACCTCAAGCTGGATGAGATCATTCCAGACTCCCCAACCCAGCCTTATGACGTCCGCGAAGTCATTGAGTCTTTGAGCGATGATGGCGAGTTCTTGGAGATTCAGGCAGAGCGCGCAGAAAACGTTGTCGTGGCATTTGGCCGCATCGAAGGCCAGACTGTTGGTTTCGTTGCAAACCAGCCAACCGTCTTCGCTGGCTGCTTGGACATCGACTCCTCCGAGAAGGCTGCTCGATTCATCCGCACCTGTGATTCTTTCAACATCCCACTGGTTCTACTGGTGGACGTACCGGGCTTCTTGCCAGGTCTGGACCAGGAGCACAGCGGTATTCTGCGTCGCGGCGCGAAGCTGCTTTACGCTTACGGTGAAGCAACCGTTCCTAAGATCACCGTGACCATGCGCAAGGCTTATGGCGGCGCATACTGCGTGATGGGTTCCAAGGGCCTGGGCGCTGACGTTAACCTGGCGTGGCCAACCGCGCAGATTGCGGTGATGGGTGCTTCCGGCGCTGTCGGCTTCATCTACCGCAAGGAGCTCAAGCAGGCACATGAGAAGGGTCTGGATGTAGCAGAGTTGGCGAAGTCCTTCGAGCGCGAGTACGAAGACCACATGCTCAACCCATATAAGGCTGCAGAGCGCGGGCTTATCGATGCAGTTATCTTGCCTTCCGAAACCCGTCAGATGGTGGCACGCAACCTGCGTCTGTACGCAGACAAGAACGTTGCCCGTCCTGCACGCAAGCACGGCAATATTCCGCTGTAA
- a CDS encoding carbohydrate ABC transporter permease encodes MKQSKISQVGHYAGIIFIMFWGLAPFYWMVVTALRDSNYTFDTTPWPTHVTLDNFKDALATDKGNDFLGAIGNSLLISLCTTALAVAIGVFTAYVLARMEFPGKGIVTGIILAASMFPGIALVTPLFQLFGDLGWIGTYRAMIIPNISFALPLTIYTLVSFFRQLPWELEEAARVDGATKAQAFRLILLPLAAPALFTTAIIAFITTWNEFMLARQLSTTATEPVTVAIARFSGPSAFEYPYAATMAAGALVTIPLIIMVLVFQHRIVAGLTAGGVKG; translated from the coding sequence ATGAAACAGTCCAAGATCTCTCAGGTCGGCCACTACGCTGGCATCATCTTCATCATGTTTTGGGGCCTGGCTCCGTTTTATTGGATGGTGGTCACAGCACTACGCGACTCGAATTACACCTTCGATACCACTCCGTGGCCAACGCATGTCACCTTAGACAACTTCAAAGACGCCCTGGCTACCGATAAAGGCAATGACTTTCTCGGCGCGATCGGCAACTCCTTGCTGATTTCGCTGTGCACCACTGCTTTAGCCGTGGCCATCGGTGTATTTACCGCTTATGTTCTCGCGCGCATGGAGTTTCCCGGCAAAGGTATTGTCACCGGCATCATCTTGGCTGCGTCGATGTTCCCCGGCATCGCGCTGGTCACTCCACTATTCCAACTCTTTGGTGACTTAGGCTGGATCGGTACCTACCGAGCGATGATCATCCCTAATATTTCCTTCGCACTGCCGTTGACGATTTACACCCTGGTCAGCTTCTTTAGGCAATTGCCGTGGGAATTGGAAGAAGCCGCGCGTGTCGACGGCGCTACCAAGGCCCAAGCCTTCCGCCTCATCTTGTTACCACTTGCCGCACCAGCACTGTTTACGACTGCGATTATCGCGTTTATCACCACGTGGAATGAGTTCATGCTTGCGCGCCAGCTCTCCACTACCGCAACTGAGCCGGTGACCGTGGCCATCGCGCGCTTTTCTGGCCCCTCTGCATTCGAGTACCCCTATGCCGCAACCATGGCAGCAGGAGCTTTGGTGACCATCCCGCTGATTATCATGGTGCTCGTTTTCCAGCACCGCATCGTTGCAGGTCTTACCGCCGGTGGCGTCAAGGGCTAA
- a CDS encoding carbohydrate ABC transporter permease: MKTSRAKRYLPAALLIAPALLTLAVVIGYPVIRAIMLSFQGNRRLDPETGTFVEGAFAGLENYLYWVTSRCMSPTGEVSVCPPGVIATDFWPAVKITLFFAVTTVILETLLGIMMALIMNGHYRGRGLVRAAVLIPWAIPTAVTAKLWQFMFAPQGIINSVLGQNIAWTTDPWAARLAVIIADVWKTAPFMALLILAGLQMIPKDVYEAARIDGASRWQTFIHITLPLVKPALMVAILFRTLDALRMYDLPVIMISGSSNSPTATISQLVVEDMRQGNFNSASAMSTLIFLLIFAVAFILIKFLGADIAGGTGIDKPKRLKKPAENELSDAATNDDDGGIPVGAIAATPSAREER; this comes from the coding sequence GTGAAAACTTCCCGTGCCAAGCGGTACCTTCCCGCAGCGTTATTGATCGCGCCTGCGCTTTTAACTCTGGCCGTGGTTATTGGCTACCCAGTCATCCGCGCCATCATGCTCTCTTTCCAAGGCAACCGCCGCCTCGACCCCGAAACCGGCACTTTTGTCGAAGGCGCCTTTGCCGGATTAGAAAACTATCTCTACTGGGTCACTAGTCGTTGTATGTCACCGACCGGTGAAGTATCGGTCTGCCCGCCTGGGGTCATCGCCACGGACTTTTGGCCGGCCGTCAAAATTACCCTCTTCTTCGCCGTCACCACGGTGATTTTAGAAACCCTATTGGGCATCATGATGGCGCTGATTATGAATGGCCACTATCGCGGACGCGGACTCGTCCGCGCAGCCGTACTCATCCCGTGGGCAATTCCCACCGCCGTGACCGCCAAGCTCTGGCAATTCATGTTTGCCCCGCAAGGCATCATCAACTCCGTGCTGGGGCAGAATATCGCGTGGACTACCGACCCGTGGGCCGCACGACTAGCCGTTATTATCGCCGATGTTTGGAAGACCGCCCCTTTTATGGCCCTCCTAATTTTGGCCGGTCTCCAAATGATTCCCAAAGATGTCTACGAAGCCGCACGCATCGACGGCGCATCGCGCTGGCAAACCTTCATCCACATCACCTTGCCACTGGTTAAACCAGCACTTATGGTCGCAATCTTGTTCCGCACCCTAGATGCCCTGCGCATGTACGACCTGCCGGTGATTATGATTTCTGGCTCTTCCAACTCCCCTACCGCTACCATCTCCCAGCTCGTGGTCGAAGACATGCGCCAGGGCAACTTCAATTCCGCATCAGCCATGTCCACGCTCATCTTCTTGCTCATCTTCGCGGTCGCATTCATCCTCATCAAGTTCTTGGGTGCTGATATTGCGGGCGGGACGGGCATCGACAAGCCAAAGCGATTAAAAAAGCCAGCAGAAAACGAGCTAAGCGACGCTGCTACCAACGACGACGATGGCGGGATACCTGTTGGAGCTATCGCAGCCACGCCGAGTGCGAGGGAGGAGCGCTAA
- a CDS encoding NAD(P)/FAD-dependent oxidoreductase, translated as MARAIIVGAGMVGLATAWHLQERGYDVKVVDRKGVAAGSSWGNAGWLAPAKTIPLAESGLWGQAPSLLLDPDAALSMPFKVDVRLWSFLAQFMAHASDSAWDKTMEKLTPIDKVALDAFDELELGGVDATSHKGPFVIGFQSELDSRGFFKEIAGAIRYGQEVEINRVEDPQSMVPILSDEIKAVYRLEGQRFIEPGPYVEAIAKAVTDRGGEVVTGKTVESVEGGAKAAVVYADGTREEADKVVVASGAWLSDLVRDHGVKVPVQAGRGYSFSVATPEPIKHSVYLPQQRIACTPYQGRFRIAGTMEFRDPDDPLIPRRIESIVNNSRVAFRDVDLDDRQDEWVGSRPVTPDGLSLIGETKSKNVFVAGGHGMWGVVLGPATGKYLAELIDTGVTNDVIKPMDPLRKNLTAANPFKK; from the coding sequence GTGGCACGGGCAATTATCGTGGGTGCGGGCATGGTTGGTTTGGCAACCGCATGGCATTTGCAGGAACGTGGCTATGACGTCAAGGTTGTTGACCGCAAGGGCGTTGCAGCTGGTTCATCGTGGGGCAATGCTGGCTGGTTAGCGCCGGCTAAAACCATTCCGCTGGCAGAAAGCGGCCTGTGGGGACAGGCTCCATCTTTGCTGTTAGACCCAGATGCTGCACTATCGATGCCATTTAAAGTCGATGTTCGCTTGTGGTCATTCCTCGCGCAGTTCATGGCACACGCTTCGGATTCCGCGTGGGATAAGACGATGGAAAAGCTCACGCCGATCGACAAGGTCGCTCTCGATGCCTTCGACGAGTTAGAACTCGGCGGCGTGGACGCAACGTCCCACAAGGGCCCATTTGTCATTGGTTTCCAGTCTGAGTTAGACTCCCGTGGCTTCTTCAAAGAAATTGCTGGCGCTATTCGCTATGGCCAAGAAGTAGAGATCAACCGCGTGGAAGATCCACAGTCCATGGTTCCCATCCTCTCGGATGAAATCAAGGCTGTATACCGCCTCGAAGGTCAGCGCTTTATCGAGCCTGGCCCATACGTTGAAGCAATCGCTAAGGCCGTGACCGACCGCGGCGGCGAGGTTGTTACCGGCAAGACTGTCGAATCTGTCGAAGGCGGCGCTAAGGCAGCGGTAGTTTACGCTGACGGCACCCGCGAAGAAGCCGACAAGGTTGTTGTCGCTTCCGGTGCATGGCTATCCGACTTGGTCCGTGACCACGGCGTGAAGGTGCCAGTGCAAGCTGGCCGCGGTTACTCCTTCTCGGTAGCTACCCCAGAGCCCATCAAACACTCGGTCTACCTGCCGCAGCAGCGTATTGCATGTACTCCTTACCAGGGCCGCTTCCGTATCGCCGGCACCATGGAATTCCGCGACCCAGACGATCCACTGATCCCACGTCGTATCGAATCTATCGTCAACAACTCCCGCGTTGCCTTCCGCGACGTAGACCTAGATGACCGTCAAGATGAGTGGGTAGGCTCGCGCCCAGTGACCCCAGACGGACTGTCTCTAATTGGTGAAACCAAATCCAAGAACGTCTTCGTTGCCGGTGGACACGGCATGTGGGGCGTTGTCCTGGGCCCTGCGACCGGTAAGTACCTGGCAGAGCTGATTGACACCGGCGTGACCAATGATGTCATCAAGCCAATGGATCCGCTGCGCAAGAACCTCACCGCAGCTAATCCTTTCAAGAAGTAA
- a CDS encoding IS3 family transposase (programmed frameshift), producing MRVRSSLSPSQRLHLVELFEEGYGYAASANRLKVSREVVRHLFRRWSLHGRLCLVEKPTKQFYSFETKKSIVDRALAGETYMALARQYNLSSSELVRTWVRAFRKDGYDGLKPKKKGRPTNSAIPVPLTEETKLRREVEKLRAENAYFKKIAGLKESGARLKTQVIVTLKSQYRLDDLLLAAGLARSTYFYHQARLNEPDKYAPLKKTIKDIFDQSRQRYGYRRMCIELRHMGTVVNKKLVYKLMKQQGLASKIRRRRRYNSFKGHSSNIAENLLNREFDVDQPNQKWVSDVTEFRVANRKVYLSPLMDLCDRRIISFTVSTSPTTAFTAASLKAAFELEKPAKGLIVHTDQGFQYQHSSWRDLIGKHHGVQSMSRKGNCYDNAVMENFFGHLKAEMFHGEVFHSVDALIAEIDDYITWYNTQRRQERLNGMTPMEYRNHAVHRTLQGVN from the exons ATGCGTGTACGAAGTTCACTATCGCCTTCTCAACGACTTCACCTGGTAGAGCTGTTTGAGGAAGGCTACGGGTATGCCGCATCAGCAAATCGATTGAAAGTCAGTCGTGAAGTTGTGCGCCACCTATTTCGTCGTTGGTCCTTACATGGCAGGCTATGTCTTGTGGAAAAACCAACGAAGCAGTTCTACTCCTTTGAGACGAAAAAGAGCATTGTTGATCGTGCTCTAGCAGGCGAGACATACATGGCTCTTGCCCGGCAGTACAACTTAAGCTCCAGCGAACTTGTTAGGACTTGGGTCCGTGCATTTCGCAAAGATGGATACGACGGGCTAAAACCAAAGAAGAAGGGCCGTCCAACCAACAGTGCGATACCGGTGCCGCTGACTGAGGAAACGAAACTTCGTCGTGAAGTTGAAAAGCTTCGTGCCGAAAATGCTTATT TTAAAAAAATTGCGGGACTTAAGGAATCAGGGGCACGGCTAAAAACTCAAGTCATTGTCACCCTTAAGTCGCAGTACCGCCTTGACGATCTACTTTTAGCCGCGGGTCTGGCACGGTCGACCTATTTCTATCACCAAGCCAGACTTAATGAGCCAGATAAATACGCACCGCTGAAGAAGACAATCAAGGATATATTTGACCAGTCTCGGCAACGCTATGGCTACCGCCGTATGTGCATAGAACTACGTCATATGGGCACAGTGGTCAACAAGAAGCTGGTCTATAAACTCATGAAGCAGCAAGGTCTGGCATCGAAGATACGTCGTCGGCGACGCTACAATTCTTTTAAAGGACACAGCAGCAACATTGCTGAGAATCTGTTAAATCGCGAGTTTGATGTCGACCAGCCGAATCAAAAGTGGGTCAGTGACGTCACTGAGTTTCGGGTAGCAAACCGCAAAGTCTATTTATCTCCGCTTATGGACCTGTGTGACCGTCGGATTATAAGTTTCACGGTGTCTACGTCACCGACGACGGCGTTTACAGCTGCGAGTTTAAAAGCTGCCTTTGAGCTAGAAAAGCCAGCTAAAGGGCTCATAGTGCATACCGATCAAGGATTTCAGTATCAGCATTCCAGTTGGCGTGATCTCATTGGAAAGCATCACGGTGTGCAGTCAATGTCGCGTAAAGGCAACTGCTACGACAACGCAGTGATGGAAAATTTCTTTGGCCATCTCAAAGCTGAAATGTTTCACGGCGAAGTCTTCCACAGTGTCGACGCCCTGATCGCTGAAATAGATGATTACATCACCTGGTACAACACACAACGCCGGCAAGAACGACTAAACGGCATGACTCCAATGGAATATCGAAATCATGCCGTTCATCGAACACTACAAGGGGTAAACTAA
- a CDS encoding ABC transporter substrate-binding protein, with product MKKSIFRSTRTGVVVTTAVAALALSACSSDSSTDSASDNGEDAAASDDSSSEGRGPITFAMGKNDTDKLIPIIEKWNEEHPDEEVTLSELAGEADAQRETLVQSLQAGNSDYDVMALDVIWTADFAANQWLAPLEGDLEVDTSELLEATVESATYNDTLYALPQNTNGQLLFRNTELAPDEVSTFDELASACEALEDGTACLTTQLKQYEGLTVNTIGFMEGWGGKVLDEDGNVTVDSDEAKAGLQALVDAYEDGTISRESTAATEEETNLTFTEGDSAFAINWPYMYTNAEEAEATAGKVEVQPLVGKDGVGVSTLGGYNNGINVNSENKATARDFIEFVINEENQTSFAEASFPPVLASIYDDESLIEQFPYLPALKESLENASPRPVSPFYPAISKAIQDNAYAALTDGKSVDDATADMKTAIESAS from the coding sequence ATGAAGAAGTCCATCTTCCGCTCAACTCGCACCGGCGTGGTAGTCACCACCGCTGTTGCAGCGTTGGCTCTTTCTGCATGTTCCTCTGATTCTTCAACAGATTCCGCATCCGATAATGGCGAGGATGCTGCAGCTTCCGACGACTCCAGTTCTGAAGGCCGCGGTCCGATTACCTTCGCCATGGGTAAAAATGACACGGATAAGCTCATTCCCATCATCGAAAAGTGGAATGAAGAACACCCCGATGAAGAAGTCACTTTGTCGGAGCTCGCAGGTGAAGCTGACGCGCAGCGCGAAACCCTCGTGCAGTCCCTGCAGGCTGGCAACTCTGATTACGACGTCATGGCCTTGGACGTTATTTGGACCGCCGACTTTGCTGCGAACCAGTGGCTTGCACCGCTAGAAGGTGACTTGGAAGTTGATACCTCCGAGCTACTCGAAGCAACCGTGGAATCTGCAACCTATAACGACACCCTCTACGCACTTCCGCAAAACACTAACGGCCAGTTGCTCTTCCGCAACACTGAGTTGGCACCAGATGAGGTTTCTACCTTTGATGAGCTCGCTTCTGCGTGTGAAGCACTCGAAGATGGCACCGCATGTTTGACCACTCAGCTTAAGCAATACGAAGGCCTCACCGTGAACACCATTGGCTTCATGGAAGGCTGGGGCGGCAAGGTCTTGGACGAAGACGGCAACGTCACCGTTGACTCCGATGAGGCCAAGGCTGGCCTGCAGGCTCTCGTTGATGCCTACGAAGATGGCACCATCTCCCGTGAGTCCACCGCGGCAACCGAAGAAGAGACCAACTTGACCTTTACCGAAGGCGATTCCGCTTTCGCTATCAACTGGCCTTACATGTACACCAATGCCGAGGAAGCTGAAGCAACCGCAGGCAAGGTCGAAGTACAGCCACTAGTTGGCAAGGACGGCGTTGGTGTTTCCACCTTGGGTGGCTACAACAACGGCATCAACGTGAACTCCGAGAACAAGGCCACGGCTCGCGACTTCATCGAGTTCGTCATCAATGAAGAAAACCAGACCTCCTTTGCGGAAGCTTCCTTCCCACCGGTTCTAGCTTCTATCTACGATGATGAGTCCCTCATCGAGCAGTTCCCATACCTGCCAGCGCTGAAGGAATCTTTGGAAAACGCTTCTCCACGTCCGGTTTCCCCGTTCTACCCAGCTATTTCTAAGGCTATCCAGGATAACGCTTACGCAGCGCTTACCGATGGCAAGTCTGTCGACGACGCCACCGCCGACATGAAGACGGCAATCGAATCTGCGTCCTAG